The stretch of DNA GATGGTTCTTCAAGTTGAAGGTGTCAACGCACTGTGTCAGCAAATCCATCGTGTACTTCGCAGTCATGAAGAGTCTTCTTTTCAGGTGAAAATACTTAATTCCATGGTGTGTATTGTATATATTTTCCTTGATTTTATTGATTCCAAGATAGTAGTATAAGTGGGGAATTTCAGTGTAACAAGAAGTGCTAGCAACACTATTTACCACTCTCCATCCAACATTTGTTGTATGATAGGGTGAAATTCATGTTGGTTTCACCACTTTGAAAATATGACACATTAGTTTAATGAAGCCTTCATGAATTTCACCCAATCATGGAGTGGTAATATTAATGTAAactaataaattttatatgCTTTTATCACAGGAACTTGCCAGAGATAGACTAATGATGGAATTAGCCAGAGAACAAGCAGTATCAATTGATGCAAGTAAAAATGGTGGAGCTAAGGCAATTTCATTCAATTCTGCTGCCGTGGGTGCATCCGTTGGGGCTGGTCTTGGCCTTGTCCTGGCAATTGTAATGGGGGCAGCATCGGGGCTGAGGAATCCCTGAGGACCGAATTCCTTCATAATAGGAGTTGGATTGTTTCTTCTCCGtgcttttaatgttttttttatattttgttattaggATTACTTAGATTGCAGGTAGAAGAAATATGTGAAAGGAAAATTAAATTTGTCACATTAGCAACATATAGTTActcatttattaatttattattgtaaATCCTCGAGTTTTATGCCTGAATGAAATTAGATTGGAATAGGGAATAATTTCAAATGAAACTGTGTTAGGCTGAGCCTAATTTCAAATGAAACTTGCAGTAAAATTTTctcttaaataaatttcaattcaCTTTCATGTCAGAACCCTAACATCTGAAAACATTTttaatgagatttatttttgtcGCCCTACTGGTTACTCATGTGCCCTACGCATTTCCCTTTTTactcttccgctacttaagtagcggacgttataaaaattgagaaattttgaggaaaaaaaccCAACCAAGATTTTTACcagttctctacttaagtagcgaacataTTCCtatacttaagtagcagatattataaaaatgtgaaatttgagggAAAAAAATACCCTCTAACATGAAAATTTCTCATTATAATCcgttacttaaatagcggatgttataaaaatttaaaataaatttctttttgtgAATTTGGACGGATTTATGGTGTTATGGATGAGTTGGAAAGGCTTAAGAATACAGTTGAATCCATCAGAGCTGTCCTCCTTGATGCCGAGGACAAACAAGAGCAAAGTCATGCTGTGCAAATTTGGATAAGAAAGACTCAAAGATCATGTGCTTCATTTAAGATAAGATACGGCCAAGATACtttaatcaaaaaattaaatttaaaatttaatatataaatgcaaaaaaataatgactagCCATTAAATAATATTGATAATAATCACATAGTAAAAACAGTTCAgataaaattttgaagaaaaactaACTAGTATAGGTTAATTTTAAATGTGTCGGCAATAGATAATAGTTGCTCATATTGGTCATGTGGACGAGAGTGGCGCAACTTGTAGACAAAActcaacaacaattattttttaagataaagataaagataaagattcTTTAATTATTTGCTCACTTCCTGTTATTCATTGCATGCTGCTCTAAAACTCTACAAAAATCGATCTGCTTGCTTTGTGTTCTTTTTTGATCTTTGAAGAATGGCTGAACAAATTCCATATGCTGTTGCTGCAAGCCTAGTTAACAGGTAGCTTAATTTTCAActgtttatctatttttttaagggaATTCAAGCCTAGTTAGTTGCTATATATgctgatttatttatttttgttcagGTTGGCTTCTGCTGCTTTTCGTGAGTTTGGACGGATTTATGGTGTTATGGATCAGTTGGAAAGGCTTAAGAGTACAGTTGAATCCATCAGAGCTGTGCTCcttgatgctgaggagaaacaACAGAAAAGTCATGCTGTGCAAATTTGGATAAAAAGACTCAAAGATGATGTACTTCATCCTGCTGATAACTTGCTAGATGAATTTCTTATTGAAGATATGAGACACAAAATGGATGAATCTCATAAGAACAAAGTGAGTCAGGTACTTCATTCTTTATCTCCAAATAGAATTGCTTTTCGCCGAAAAATGGCTCatgagattgaaaaaatacaaaaaaaacttaatgaTGTGGTGAAAGATATGTCTAGCTTGAATCTTAACCACAATATTGTTGCGGTTGAGCAAAGTAACACTATAAGGAGGGAAACGAGTTCTTTTGTGTCACAATCAGATATCATCggaagagaagacaataaaaaTGAGATTATAAGCTTGTTGAGGCAATCACATGAAAATCAACATATCTCTGTGGTTGCTATTGTTGGGATTGGTGGTTTGGGAAAGACTGCTCTTGCTCAATTGGTATATAATGAtggtgaaataaaaaatatttttgaaaatattatgtgggtatgtgTCTCTGATAACTTTGATGTCAAAACTATTCTCAAGAACATGTTGGAGTCATTAACAAAGAGCAAAATTGATGAACCGTTATCATTGGACAACTTGCAAAATATGTTTCGTGACAAATTAACTAGTCAGAGATACTTGTTAGTTTTGGATGACATTTGGAATGAGAGTTTTGAAAAATGGGCTCAATTGAGGACTTACTTGATGTGCGGTGCTCAAGGCAGTAAGATTTTAGTGACAACTCGTAGTAAAACCGTGGCACAGACAATGGGTGTAAGTGACCCCTATGTTTTGAATGGTTTGACTCAAGAAGAATCATGGGGTTTGTTAAAGAAGATTACGTTTGGGCACGATACTATTGAAGTGAATCGGTCTCTTGAATCAATTGGTAAGAAGATGGCAAAAAAGTGCAGTGGCGTTCCACTAGCAATCAGAACACTAGGAGGCCTACTACAGGGTAAAATTGAAGAAAGAGAATGGATTGATGTTTTACAAGGTGACTTTTGGAAATCATGTGAAGACGAAGAAAGCATCATGCCAGTGTTGAAACGAAGTTACCAAAACTTGTCGCCTCAACTGAGACAATGTTTTGCCTACTGCTCTTTATATCCCAAGGATTCGATAATACAGAAGGACGAGTTGATTCATCTTTGGATGGCGCAAGGTTATTTTGAATGTTCAGGTGGAAAGAAGCTCATGGAAGATATCGGTGAGGAATTCGTAAATACTTTCTTGATGAAGTCATTTTTCCAAGATGCTCAACTTGGTTTTTTTGGTGATATAGTTCGTTTCAAAATGCATGATTTAATACATGATCTTGCAATGCAAGTTGCCGGCAATGATTGTTGTTACTTGGAAAGCGAGACAAAAAGACCTGTAGGAAGTCCCATGCATGTAATGTTGAAAAGTGATGATATTGGTTTGCTAGAATCAGTGGATGCAAGTAGGATGCGAACTTTGATTTTGTTGTCCAGTCATGATTGGATTATGAATGAGAAGGAATTgtctattattttaaaattcaaatacttACGCGTCTTGAAGTTGTCATATTGTTCTTTAAGTAAGTCGTGTGATTCAATCGCAAAATTGAAGCATTTAAGATATATTGAATTATGGAACTGCAAAGGACTAGGAAGTCTTTCCAAATTCATAAGTTATCATGTTTGCTTACAAACAATAATATCAAAGGAATGTAAAGAGGTTGAATTTTCTGCAAAAGATAtctcaaaattaatcaatttgagacattttcatattgaaaatttgaaagcCTCTGAAAAGAAGAAGACAGCGTCTCAATTTGGAAAATTGGGTGTGGGGGGAcagtataatattttttcaaagttttttCTTTCACTCACAAATATTGTTCGAATCTCTCTCGAAGGTTGTCATGGTTTGAAGTATCTCCCACCAATGGAACGTCTCCCGTTTCTTAAGTCAGTTACTATATGTTATCTTCGTGAATTGGAAGTCATATATTATGAAGAGCCTCTTTTATCGGAATCATTTTTCCCATCCTTGGAGGAACTCACAATTAGCGATTGTCATGAGCTGAGGGGATGGAGTAGGATGAGGGATGATgtcaatgatgatgatgatgatatctCTTCACAGTCATACCATCTCTCCTTTCCTCGTCTTTCTGAATTAGAGATACAGTGTTGTTCAAAGTTGACTCACATGCCTACTTTTCCAAAACTTGACAAGAGATTGATATTACTACATGCTAGAGTGGAGCCATTGGAAATAACATTAAAGTGTTCGATTGAATTACCTCCTCTTTCCATGCTAAAAAACTTGGCAGTTGGCGGAGATGATCTAGATGTGAAAAAACTCCCAAAGAATTGTCTGCAAAATCTGATTTCTCTTGAGGAATTATTTTTAGATGGGCTTCCAAGTCAAACAATTCAggaaattgaaattttgtttatggACGACCTCAACTATCTTCCTTCATTGCGAAATATTATGTTTCGTTTTTGTCATGATCTAAAGGCATTGCCAGATTGGATTTGCAACCTCTCATCACTTCAGTATATGGGCATCGATTTCTGTGAAAATTTGGATTCACTGCCTAAAGGAATGCCTCGCCTTGCCAAATTGCAGACCCTAGATATCCTTGAGTGTTCCCTTTTAATTGATGAATGTGAGACACAAACAAGTGCAACATGGCCCAAAATTGCTCACATCCCAAACATAATCTTAAAAaggtttgaaatattttattttaaaacttgcAATTTCTTTTCACTTATCCATGCGTTATCTTTTGCTGTT from Trifolium pratense cultivar HEN17-A07 linkage group LG5, ARS_RC_1.1, whole genome shotgun sequence encodes:
- the LOC123883199 gene encoding disease resistance protein RGA2-like, whose product is MAEQIPYAVAASLVNRLASAAFREFGRIYGVMDQLERLKSTVESIRAVLLDAEEKQQKSHAVQIWIKRLKDDVLHPADNLLDEFLIEDMRHKMDESHKNKVSQVLHSLSPNRIAFRRKMAHEIEKIQKKLNDVVKDMSSLNLNHNIVAVEQSNTIRRETSSFVSQSDIIGREDNKNEIISLLRQSHENQHISVVAIVGIGGLGKTALAQLVYNDGEIKNIFENIMWVCVSDNFDVKTILKNMLESLTKSKIDEPLSLDNLQNMFRDKLTSQRYLLVLDDIWNESFEKWAQLRTYLMCGAQGSKILVTTRSKTVAQTMGVSDPYVLNGLTQEESWGLLKKITFGHDTIEVNRSLESIGKKMAKKCSGVPLAIRTLGGLLQGKIEEREWIDVLQGDFWKSCEDEESIMPVLKRSYQNLSPQLRQCFAYCSLYPKDSIIQKDELIHLWMAQGYFECSGGKKLMEDIGEEFVNTFLMKSFFQDAQLGFFGDIVRFKMHDLIHDLAMQVAGNDCCYLESETKRPVGSPMHVMLKSDDIGLLESVDASRMRTLILLSSHDWIMNEKELSIILKFKYLRVLKLSYCSLSKSCDSIAKLKHLRYIELWNCKGLGSLSKFISYHVCLQTIISKECKEVEFSAKDISKLINLRHFHIENLKASEKKKTASQFGKLGVGGQYNIFSKFFLSLTNIVRISLEGCHGLKYLPPMERLPFLKSVTICYLRELEVIYYEEPLLSESFFPSLEELTISDCHELRGWSRMRDDVNDDDDDISSQSYHLSFPRLSELEIQCCSKLTHMPTFPKLDKRLILLHARVEPLEITLKCSIELPPLSMLKNLAVGGDDLDVKKLPKNCLQNLISLEELFLDGLPSQTIQEIEILFMDDLNYLPSLRNIMFRFCHDLKALPDWICNLSSLQYMGIDFCENLDSLPKGMPRLAKLQTLDILECSLLIDECETQTSATWPKIAHIPNIILKRNWRIENGINFTR